Genomic segment of Thermithiobacillus plumbiphilus:
CAAGGTCGACGCCCTGGCCATTGCCATCGGCACCAGCCATGGCGCCTACAAGTTCTCCCGCAAGCCCACCGGTGACATCCTGGCCATCGAGCGCGTCAAGGAGATCCATGCCCGCATCCCCGATACCCATCTGGTGATGCACGGTTCCTCTTCCGTGCCGCAGGAGTGGCTGGACATCATCAACCAGTTCGGTGGCGAGATGCCGCAGACCTACGGCGTGCCGGTTGAAGAGATCCAGCAGGGCATCAAGTACGGCGTGCGCAAGGTCAACATCGACACCGATCTGCGCATGGCCATGACTGGCGCCATCCGCAAGCACCTGGCCGAGAACAAGAGCAATTTCGATCCGCGCAAGTTCCTGGTCGATGCCACCAAGGCGGCCAAGGCGATCTGCAAGGCCCGCTACGAGCAGTTCGGCACCGCCGGCAATGCCAGCAAGATCAAGGTCATTGCGCTCGACGACATGGCCCTTCGCTACAAGAAGGGCGAACTGGATCCGCGTGTCACGGGCCTCGAGGCCCAGCGCGCTGCCGGCTAAGCCATCCTGGTCTTGTCCAGCGAGGCCCAACATCCGTTGGGCCTCGTTTTTGCCGGAATAATTCAGGTGTCTTGGCCCAGGGTGGCTCTGCCCTGCGCCAAGCTACCTTATCCTTGAGGTCATCATGTCCAAATTCAAGATTGCCCCTTCCATCCTGTCCGCCGATTTCGCCCGTCTTGGTGAAGAAGTCCGTGCGGTTGATCAGGCTGGCGCCGACTACATCCATGTGGATGTCATGGACAACCACTTCGTTCCGAACCTGACGATCGGACCGCTGGTGGCAGCCGCCATTCGCCCGCATACCCAAAAGCCCCTGGACGTGCACCTGATGATCGAGCCCGTGGATGCCATCATCCCGGAGTTCGCCAAGGCCGGCGCGAATATCATCACCGTGCATCCGGAGGCGACCCGACATCTGGATCGCACCATCCAGCTCATCCAGAGCCTGGGCTGCAAGGCCGGGGTATCGCTGAATCCGGCGACCCCCATCAATGTGCTGGACTACGTGCTGGAGAAGCTGGATCTCGTGTTGCTGATGAGCGTCAATCCCGGCTTTGGCGGCCAGAGCTTCATCGAATACACGCTGCCCAAGATCGAGCAGGTACGCAAGCGCATCGATGCCACCGGCAAGGCCATCGATCTTGAAGTCGATGGCGGCATCAAGGTGGACAATGTGCGCCGCGTGGCCGATGCCGGCGCCGATGTCTTCGTGGCTGGAAGCGCCATCTACAACACCCCGGACTACAAGGCGACCATCGACGCCTTCCGTCGCGCCTTGGGGGAATGAGCGTGGCAGTCCTGATGAAGCCCCGCTTTCAGCCTCCTTTTACCGCAAAGGCCGTTGTCATCGACCTGGATGGCACCCTGATCGACACCGCCGGTGATCTGGCGGCGGCCGCCAACCGGATGCTGCAGGAACTGGGACGCCCCACGGTCGAGCTGCCGATCATTCGCGGTTTCATCGGCAATGGCGTCAAGGAGCTGGTGCGCCGCACCCTGCGCCTGACCGAGGAGCCTTCGGACGACATGGTCAATGAAGCCTTCGCCATCTACATGGCGCATTACAAAAACCACCTGCACGACACCAGCCGACCCTATCCTGGCGTGCAGGAAACCGTGGAGGCCCTGCGCCGCGAAGGTCGGGTGCTTGGCTGCATCACCAACAAGCGCGACGAGCTGACCCAGCCTCTGCTCAAGGCGCTGGGGTTGCATCACTATTTCCAGATCATCCTGTCGGGGGATACCCTGCCCAAACGCAAGCCTGACCCCATGCCGCTGCTGCATGCCAGTCATGTGCTCGGCATTGCGGCCGAGGACATGTTGCTGGTCGGCGATTCCCGCAACGACACGGAGGCGGCATTTGGCGCCGGGGTGCCTGTCGTTTGTGTCACTTATGGGTATAATGGCGATCAGGACGTCCGCGAACTGAATCCGGATGCTGTCATCGACGAATTCGCGGATCTCAGCAACCTGCTGGCTTGACGGGAAACCAGATCATGGTCACCTTGGCTGAAAACATCAGAATCATGGCCCGATGGCGGCGCTGAAGCATTCAGCGCCGCCGTACGATCGCATTCTGACAGCCTAGGTGAATCCGCATGACCCCTGAACAGTTCAAGAACCTTGCCGCGCAAGGTTATAACCGTATACCACTCTCGCGAGAAATCCTCGCCGACCTCGACACGCCGCTGAGCGCCTATCTCAAACTGGCACATGGGCCTTATTCCT
This window contains:
- the rpe gene encoding ribulose-phosphate 3-epimerase → MSKFKIAPSILSADFARLGEEVRAVDQAGADYIHVDVMDNHFVPNLTIGPLVAAAIRPHTQKPLDVHLMIEPVDAIIPEFAKAGANIITVHPEATRHLDRTIQLIQSLGCKAGVSLNPATPINVLDYVLEKLDLVLLMSVNPGFGGQSFIEYTLPKIEQVRKRIDATGKAIDLEVDGGIKVDNVRRVADAGADVFVAGSAIYNTPDYKATIDAFRRALGE
- a CDS encoding phosphoglycolate phosphatase, coding for MAVLMKPRFQPPFTAKAVVIDLDGTLIDTAGDLAAAANRMLQELGRPTVELPIIRGFIGNGVKELVRRTLRLTEEPSDDMVNEAFAIYMAHYKNHLHDTSRPYPGVQETVEALRREGRVLGCITNKRDELTQPLLKALGLHHYFQIILSGDTLPKRKPDPMPLLHASHVLGIAAEDMLLVGDSRNDTEAAFGAGVPVVCVTYGYNGDQDVRELNPDAVIDEFADLSNLLA